The sequence TTCCTGCCCCGGCACGGCCGCGATCACCGGTTCGCGCCGCACGAGATCCCGTACCGGGCGAATCTGTGGGCGCTGCGCTCGCTCGGGGTGCGGCAGATCATCGCCCCGTGCGCGGTCGGTGGCCTGCGGCCCGAGCTGGGGCCGGGCACGTTCGTGGTGCCGGACCAGCTGATCGACCGGACCAGCGGGCGGGTGCAGACGTTCTACACCTCCGGCGCGGTGCACGTCTCGTTCGCCGACCCCTACTGTCCGGCCGGCCGGGCCACCGTGCTGGAGTCCGCCGCCGGGGTGGACGCGGTCGACGGCGGCACCATGGTCGTCGTGGAGGGTCCGCGGTTCTCCACCCGGGCCGAGTCGCGCTGGTTCGCCTCGATCGGCGGCACGATCGTGAACATGACCGGTCATCCGGAAGCTGTGCTGGCCCGTGAGCTGGCCCTCTGCTACACCCCGATCGCCCTGGTCACCGACCTGGATGCGGGCGTCGAGGGCGGGCACGGGGTGACGCAGGAGGAGGTCTTCCAGGTCTTCGCGGAGAACATGTCGCGCCTGCGTGACGTGCTCCTGGAGGCGGTGACCCGGCTGCCGGCCGAGCGCACCTGTCCCTGCAAGGATGTGCTGGCGGGTGTCAAGCTGCCGTTCGAGCTGCCCTGAGGCGGCCCGCCGTCCCCGGGGCACGCCGCGGCGTGCCCCGGCCGCGGCTCAGCCGGCCGCCCGGCGGCTGATCAGCGTCTGGAGCTCGGCGACCAGCGCCTTGGGGGCGAGTGGCTTGCCCAGGTAGCCGTCCGCGCCGGAGATCAGGCCGGCGTCCACGTCGTAGGCGTGGTTGTTGCCGGACACCATGAGGATCGCCATGTCCTTGATGTCCGGGGTGTTGCGGGCCAGCTGGCACAGCTCCATCCCGTTCATCG is a genomic window of Actinoplanes teichomyceticus ATCC 31121 containing:
- a CDS encoding S-methyl-5'-thioadenosine phosphorylase, with product MNPSPPAAEIGVIGGSGLYTLLDGAIEHQVQTPYGPPSDSITVAEVGGRRVAFLPRHGRDHRFAPHEIPYRANLWALRSLGVRQIIAPCAVGGLRPELGPGTFVVPDQLIDRTSGRVQTFYTSGAVHVSFADPYCPAGRATVLESAAGVDAVDGGTMVVVEGPRFSTRAESRWFASIGGTIVNMTGHPEAVLARELALCYTPIALVTDLDAGVEGGHGVTQEEVFQVFAENMSRLRDVLLEAVTRLPAERTCPCKDVLAGVKLPFELP
- a CDS encoding response regulator transcription factor; this translates as MNQNLILIADDDADVRDMLAVTLEAAGYRTVGAKDGHTAARIMTVAKPIGMITDVRMPSMNGMELCQLARNTPDIKDMAILMVSGNNHAYDVDAGLISGADGYLGKPLAPKALVAELQTLISRRAAG